The following DNA comes from Pseudomonadota bacterium.
GCCGCCGTCTCCTGTTGGCGTAATCTGGCCGATAACGGAGATGCGCGTGCGCAAACACGGCTTGGTGAAAGCTACTTTGAAGAAAAGGGAGTCTCATTACCGAGCGAGTGGCAAGAGCATGCTGAGGCGGTTAAATGGTTTAGGAAAGCCGCAGACCAGGGATACGCAAGAGCACAAGGCGATCTCGGTTTAATGCTGAGACATGGGAAAGGGACGGCGCGGGATTATCCGCAAGCATTGATGTGGTTCCAAAAGGCTGCGGACCAGGGATACGCAAGCGCCCAATATAACTTAGGACAGATGTACGAAGATGGTTTGGGAGTTCAAAAAGATGAAGATACTGCTTTGCAATGGTATAAAAAAGCAGCCGACCAAGGATATAAAAATGCAGTTGT
Coding sequences within:
- a CDS encoding sel1 repeat family protein, whose amino-acid sequence is MGQRWLVAGIVVLGVLMVPSAHAQQNPFGALLQNLQKQLEEGQPQQGAPNKPAEARPGSQTNDSCEASYEARQYKAAVSCWRNLADNGDARAQTRLGESYFEEKGVSLPSEWQEHAEAVKWFRKAADQGYARAQGDLGLMLRHGKGTARDYPQALMWFQKAADQGYASAQYNLGQMYEDGLGVQKDEDTALQWYKKAADQGYKNAVVAFQELQHKQQKAQQEKQKTASNVKVAIETK